In Wolbachia endosymbiont (group A) of Pogonocherus hispidulus, the genomic stretch CGTGCTATTTTTTCTGCTAATAAATTAGTCGGTCGTTTGCTACCAAAAGGAGGTAATAATGAAGATAAGTAAACTTGTATTTCTACTTTTTTTCTGTCTAGGCTTTAATTTACAAGCAAGTGGTAACTTAAATATAGAGGAGGTCACTACCCGTAAAGGATTTAAGTTTCTATTTGTTGAAAACTATGACTTACCAAAAGTTTCGATAAATATCTCATTCAAAGATGCAGGTTATGTGTATGAAAATTCGGAAAAACAGGGACTAGGTTGGTTTACTTCTCTTATAATTCAAGAAGGGGCAGGAAAAAATGATGCCAGAGATTTTGCGAAAAAGCTTGAAGATAAAGGGATTAGTTTAAATTTTATTGCTGGTTTAGAAGCATTTAGGGTTTCATTAAATACTTTGTCTGAGAATCTAGAGGATGCAATTTCGTTACTAAGCGACGCTATAATACGTCCTAAAGTTGACTCTGAAGGGTTGAATAGAGTTTTCGAGAAAGCCAAAGTTGATTTTAATAATCTTGAAAAAAATCCTTTTTTTATTGCTGGAGAAGAATTGAATACGTTATTGTTTAAAAAACACCCTTACTCAAAAAGTGTGTACGGTACTCTTGACACTATAATGAGCATTACTAGGGACGATGTTTTAACATACATAAAGCGTAATTTTGCTAAAGATAACATAGTTATCAGTGTTGCTGGTTGTGCAAAAAAAGAAGAAATTATTACGTTGTTAGATAAATATTTATCTAAATTGCCGTCAAAAAGATCAAAAGTTAGAAAAATACCTGTGAAAAATGATTTTGGTTCTGCAGAAAGTAAGAATATTTTTATGGATATACCACAAAGTGTGATACTTTTTGCTCAAAAAGGTATAGCTTATGAAGATCCTAATTATTATAACGCTAGTGTCTTGATTAATGCACTTGGTGGCATGGGGCTGAATTCAATATTAATGAAAGAACTGAGGCAAAACTTGGGTATTACTTATGGTGTTTATGCAAGCATTATTCCCAATAAACATGGGAACTTTATAATTGTAAGTCTTAGTACTGATAGTTCTACTGCTGGCAAAGCTATATCAGCGGTAAAAGATACATTGAGCAGAATAAAAAAGAAAGGAATTGATGAGCAGTTGTTCAAGGATGCAAAAATTGGTATGGTAAATAATTTTGTCCTTTTCCTGTCCAATAACACAAATACAGCAATGCTGCTGGATGATATGCAGATAAACGATCGCGATATTAACCGTATAAATAATTATGCGAATATCATTAATGACGTTAAATCAGAGAAAGTAAACGAACTGGCAAGTTCTTTACTGGAACCCGAAAATTTATTTTTTGTTGAAGTTGGAAAAAACACTCAAGGTCAATAATTATTGCAGTCAATACTTTCTGCTATTGATCTTACTGCTTCTACATAACACTTATGCTCCTCAGCTAGAATGCGTTCTGAGAGGCTTTGAATATCATCAGCTGGTAACACTGGCACAGCAACTTGAGCAATTATGGCTCCAGCATCAATTTCAGGAGTGACGTAATGTACAGTACAGCCTGCGATTTTTACTCCTGCTTTTAGAGCTTGCTCTTGAGCGTTTAGGCCTTTAAAAGATGGAAGTAGAGAGGGATGAATATTTATCACCTTGTTATTCCATTTACTGAGAAAATTAGCTTGCAGGATTCTCATAAACCCTGCAAGGCAAATTAAATCAACCTTATGTTGAACAAATATTTCGTGAATTTTATCAGCATCAAGTGGTTTATCTCTAACAACAAACGCTGGCACTCCTGCTTGTTCTGCTATTTTTAGGCCAGCAGCTTCGCTATTATTTGTGATAGCGCACACAACTTCTGCAGGAAAATTACGATTTTGACATGCCTCTATCAAGGCCTGCATATTTGATCCCCTGCCTGAAATTAGTATCCCAAGTTTCACCTTTTTCATTTTGTGCAATTGATTTGGTGTAATAATTAATGTTAACAAAATAACTCAAAAAGTAAATCTATAGCTAAAGTGACTTAGGTTTACCAACGATTTGAAAAACAACAAATTCGTCATTCCGCTACTCGTTAGCGGAATCTATGTTGAGATACCGCGGCGGTATGACGTGGGGAAACCTTTCTTGGGTTAGCTATATTTCAGAGTGCTCCTGTTATGAGCTGATGTCCAACTGTCATTTTACAGCTTAGCTTGCTTAGGTAATGCAGAAATAAGAGGTGCCCAATATAAACCAGCCTAAATCAACTTTAATGTTTGGATATCGTACTATTTTACATAACATGCCATTATGAATATATATTTTTATGATTGCGTTATCATTTATTTAACAAAGTATTAGTATAATCTATCTACTGGATTAAATGGAGAAAGTTGAATGAGTAAATTACCGAACAATGCAAAAATAGGTAAATCTCAGGTTACTCAGTGGGAGGTAATAAAAAATTGTGAATATGCTGATAATTGCTTGTCAAAAATAGTAACTTTATACGTTATTAGAATAACTAAGCTATCAGATTTTTATACAAATGACGAACCTGAAATTAACACTGTTTTAGCAAGAATAAGCGTGACAAGTGAAAATGTATTTTTAAACAAGGCTACTACTATTGAAGTTATGGAAGGTATTTTTCCGTATAAATTCAACAGCAAGAAGAGAAATAACATACTAAGGTTAGAAGATTTATATAATTATTTATGTTCTATTGTTAACAATAGCCTTCCAAAAGAGATGCTTGAAAGTCTTGTAAAGGAATATAAGGATGCTGTTAACTTATTTAAAGCAATTACTTGACTGAACATAGTATTTTTAAGATTTTATTTTCTATTTCAGAAATGCCGCTTTCAAGATCTTTATCTATCAGATACATGGTAGAGAAATATGTTTTCTGCTTACTTTCAACATTGATAGTTAAAGTTCCAGGAGTGATTGTAACCGAATTGGCAAATAACGCAATGCTTTCATCATTATGCCCTTTGCATTTTCTTAGGATAATGATTGGCTCAAGCTTAGATTTGAGTCGTAGCACCTTTTTTGTTACATAAATACTTGATAAAATGATTTGGTACATTAACCATGGTATATAACTTACTAACTTATAAAACGACAGTCTACTCGTACCATTTAAAATCTGGCTAAGAGCTCTTTCAGCGTTTATCAACCTTCTAAAGATAAATAATGTGAATATAGAGGAAAACACTCCACAAAAAATAAAAAATGGCTCAAAATAACCAGACAATACAGTCCATAGAGAAAATAAAATTACAAATGATAGAGAAAAAAACTTGATTTTTTGCCTAAGGTTCATGGTTTGCAGTATAACTTGAATGATTTTTTAAGGAAAGATATATTATGAATTAAGTCAAAAACTCTGTAATATATTGAAGCTTAAAGATATCTTTAGATATGGAAGTTATTGCAGAAAATAGGAAAGCAAGGTTTGAATATTTCATCTTAGAAGAATTTGAAGCGGGTATGGTCTTATTAAGCAGTGAAGTTAAATCGCTAAGAGAAAGAAAAGTAAATATTTCCGACGCCTACGTTATCGAAAAGAATAGCGAAATATGGCTGCACAATATGCATATTGCAGAATATAAAGCTGCAAACCGAAAAAATCATAAACCAAAAAGGGAACGTAAACTGCTTTTACATAAAAAAGAGATAAACAAACTAATTGGTCAAATCAAAACCGCTGGGATAACTGTTGTGCCGCTTTCGATCTATTTTAATGATAAAGGATTGGCAAAAACTAAAATTGCCATTGTAAAAGGAAAAAAACTCTACGATAAGAGAGCAACCATAAAACAGAGAGAGTGGGATCGTGAAAAAAGTAGATTGTCTAAGAATAATTTATAGCAAAATATGTCTTTAAATCCAGTAATTTTCAGCATCGGTCCTGTTTCTATATATTGGTATTCCTTAGCTTACGTTTTGGGTATAGTGTTTGCATATTGGTATTTACACAAGCTAGACGACCAAAAAATATTTACTAAGAATTTTTACGACTCGTTATTAACAGCCACTATTGTAGGCATTATCCTTGGAGGTAGACTTGGCTACGTATTGATATATGATCCAGTTCTTTATATAAGCAACCCTATCGAGATATTGAAGACCTGGGAAGGAGGAATGTCATTTCATGGTGGTGCTATAGGAGTTTTGCTTGCAGTAATAATTTCGTGTAAAAGACATAACATTCCTATATTTTATGCACTGGACCTAGTTTCTTGCGGAGTTCCCATAGGTTTATTTTTAGGTCGCATAGGCAATTTTATAAACGGAGAGTTATTTGGCAGAGTTACAACTATGCCATGGGGTATGGTATTTCCAGAGAGTGGTGATAATTTGCTGCGTCATCCAAGCCAGCTTTATGAGGCACTTTTTGAAGGACTGCTACTTTTTGCAGTTGCAAATTCACTGTTTTGCTTGACTAGAATAAGACTGTATCACGGTGCGTTAACTGGTATTGCAGTTATGTGGTATGGAACAGCACGTTTTTTCGTTGAGTTTTTTCGCGAACCAGACTATCAAATTGGCTATTTGTGGCTTGATTTAACTATGGGGCAGTTGCTTTCTATACCTATGGTTTTGCTGGGAATGCTTGTATATCCAGGCGCATTAAATTTAAAATTTAATACGAAATCTGTTACATAGAGGAAAGGTGAGTTTAATAGAAAAATGTAGCCAGAAACCCTACATCATGCACAATTGTACGAATTTTCTGCGTTGCAGTAGAATGAATGTGAGATCCGGTGTCATTCCAGCGTGTGACGCTAGGCCATAAAAATTCCTTGACACCCTTCGCCAGCCCCCTTATCATGGAAGTGAAGCTATTTATTTATCTTCGCAATCTGCAGATTAAAACGACAAAGGGAACTTTGTATTTGGCGTCTTATTTTT encodes the following:
- a CDS encoding M16 family metallopeptidase, producing MKISKLVFLLFFCLGFNLQASGNLNIEEVTTRKGFKFLFVENYDLPKVSINISFKDAGYVYENSEKQGLGWFTSLIIQEGAGKNDARDFAKKLEDKGISLNFIAGLEAFRVSLNTLSENLEDAISLLSDAIIRPKVDSEGLNRVFEKAKVDFNNLEKNPFFIAGEELNTLLFKKHPYSKSVYGTLDTIMSITRDDVLTYIKRNFAKDNIVISVAGCAKKEEIITLLDKYLSKLPSKRSKVRKIPVKNDFGSAESKNIFMDIPQSVILFAQKGIAYEDPNYYNASVLINALGGMGLNSILMKELRQNLGITYGVYASIIPNKHGNFIIVSLSTDSSTAGKAISAVKDTLSRIKKKGIDEQLFKDAKIGMVNNFVLFLSNNTNTAMLLDDMQINDRDINRINNYANIINDVKSEKVNELASSLLEPENLFFVEVGKNTQGQ
- the purN gene encoding phosphoribosylglycinamide formyltransferase; this encodes MKKVKLGILISGRGSNMQALIEACQNRNFPAEVVCAITNNSEAAGLKIAEQAGVPAFVVRDKPLDADKIHEIFVQHKVDLICLAGFMRILQANFLSKWNNKVINIHPSLLPSFKGLNAQEQALKAGVKIAGCTVHYVTPEIDAGAIIAQVAVPVLPADDIQSLSERILAEEHKCYVEAVRSIAESIDCNNY
- a CDS encoding Na+/H+ antiporter subunit E; its protein translation is MNLRQKIKFFSLSFVILFSLWTVLSGYFEPFFIFCGVFSSIFTLFIFRRLINAERALSQILNGTSRLSFYKLVSYIPWLMYQIILSSIYVTKKVLRLKSKLEPIIILRKCKGHNDESIALFANSVTITPGTLTINVESKQKTYFSTMYLIDKDLESGISEIENKILKILCSVK
- the smpB gene encoding SsrA-binding protein SmpB; amino-acid sequence: MEVIAENRKARFEYFILEEFEAGMVLLSSEVKSLRERKVNISDAYVIEKNSEIWLHNMHIAEYKAANRKNHKPKRERKLLLHKKEINKLIGQIKTAGITVVPLSIYFNDKGLAKTKIAIVKGKKLYDKRATIKQREWDREKSRLSKNNL
- the lgt gene encoding prolipoprotein diacylglyceryl transferase gives rise to the protein MSLNPVIFSIGPVSIYWYSLAYVLGIVFAYWYLHKLDDQKIFTKNFYDSLLTATIVGIILGGRLGYVLIYDPVLYISNPIEILKTWEGGMSFHGGAIGVLLAVIISCKRHNIPIFYALDLVSCGVPIGLFLGRIGNFINGELFGRVTTMPWGMVFPESGDNLLRHPSQLYEALFEGLLLFAVANSLFCLTRIRLYHGALTGIAVMWYGTARFFVEFFREPDYQIGYLWLDLTMGQLLSIPMVLLGMLVYPGALNLKFNTKSVT